Proteins encoded together in one Musa acuminata AAA Group cultivar baxijiao chromosome BXJ3-6, Cavendish_Baxijiao_AAA, whole genome shotgun sequence window:
- the LOC135640357 gene encoding WD repeat-containing protein LWD1-like, protein MGGTGGGVGVGDRGGTPDRGSSEADGEEEQQKQQRSEIYTYEAPWHIYAMNWSVRRDKKYRLAIGSLLEGYGNRVEIVQLDEATGEIRSDPALSFEHPYPPTKAMFVPDRDCLRPDLLATSADFLRIWRVADDSSRVELRAFLNGNRNSEFCGPLTSFDWNEAEPRRIGTSSIDTTCTVWDIDREAVDTQLIAHDKEVYDIAWGGVGVFASVSADGSVRVFDLRDKEHSTIIYESADPPGTPLVRLGWNKQDPRYMATIIMDSAKVVVLDIRFPTLPVVELHRHQASVNAIAWAPHSSCHICTAGDDSQALIWDLSSMGSDQASGHQPVASAATAEGGLDPILAYTAGAEIEQLQWSSSQPDWVAIAFSTKLQILRV, encoded by the coding sequence ATGGGGGGAACCGGCGGCGGCGTGGGGGTTGGGGACCGTGGGGGGACGCCGGATCGGGGTTCGTCGGAGGCGGATGGGGAGGAggagcagcagaagcagcagcgGTCGGAGATCTACACGTACGAGGCGCCGTGGCACATCTACGCCATGAACTGGAGCGTGCGGCGGGACAAGAAGTACCGGCTGGCAATCGGGAGCCTGCTTGAGGGCTACGGCAACCGGGTGGAGATCGTGCAGCTGGACGAGGCCACGGGGGAGATCCGCTCCGACCCGGCCCTCTCCTTCGAGCACCCTTACCCCCCCACCAAGGCCATGTTCGTCCCCGACCGCGACTGCCTCCGCCCGGACCTCCTTGCCACTTCCGCCGACTTCCTCCGCATCTGGCGCGTCGCCGACGACTCCTCTCGCGTCGAGCTCCGCGCTTTCCTCAATGGCAATCGGAACTCCGAGTTCTGCGGCCCGCTGACCTCCTTCGACTGGAACGAGGCCGAGCCCCGCCGCATCGGCACCTCCTCCATCGACACCACCTGCACCGTCTGGGACATCGATCGCGAGGCCGTCGACACCCAGCTAATCGCTCACGACAAGGAGGTCTACGACATCGCCTGGGGCGGGGTCGGCGTCTTCGCCTCCGTCTCCGCCGACGGCTCCGTCCGCGTCTTCGACCTCCGCGACAAGGAGCACTCCACCATCATCTACGAGTCCGCCGACCCCCCCGGCACCCCGCTGGTCCGCCTCGGATGGAACAAGCAAGACCCCCGCTACATGGCCACCATCATTATGGACAGCGCCAAGGTCGTCGTCCTCGACATCCGCTTCCCCACTCTGCCCGTCGTCGAGCTCCATCGCCACCAGGCCAGCGTCAACGCCATCGCCTGGGCTCCCCACTCCTCCTGTCACATCTGCACTGCCGGCGATGATTCGCAGGCCCTCATCTGGGACCTCTCCTCCATGGGCAGTGACCAGGCGAGCGGCCACCAGCCTGTCGCCTCAGCCGCCACAGCCGAGGGCGGCCTCGACCCCATATTGGCTTACACCGCTGGTGCCGAGATCGAGCAGCTTCAGTGGTCCTCCTCCCAGCCCGACTGGGTGGCCATCGCCTTCTCCACGAAGTTGCAGATACTCAGGGTTTGA